The Sinomonas sp. P10A9 genome includes a window with the following:
- a CDS encoding nitrate/sulfonate/bicarbonate ABC transporter ATP-binding protein encodes MNLSANSTTAAGTTNSTTDLISVSDVSKHFATDGGEKTVLSGVTLTLREGEIVALLGRSGSGKSTLLRCIAGLIAPSSGTVSYRGERVNGANPGTALVFESFALLPWLTVLENVELGLEAKGVRPAQRRERALAAIDAIGLDGFETAYPKELSGGMRQRVGFARALVVEPDVLLMDEPFSALDVLTSENLRSELVRMWSDGTMPTRTALIVTHNIEEAIQLADRVLVLDSNPGRIKAELAVDLPQPRDRRSPEFEALVDEVYGILTGQKAEPRRGLAVASGAQEVSAHDGGGEPTAATVPGGVMRGEAADTGSGNLEIPLPAASTGELRGLIELLAHRGGVEGLAEIADELRYEIDDLLPIVDASNLLKLARPQGAELRITEQGRRYAAADLLRAKEQFATLAVETAPLVRRIVRELRHSDSGALRADDMLAELKALYGDDEAEAQLDTAIDWGRYGELFEFDADSDRLLLPTHPDATA; translated from the coding sequence ATGAACCTCTCAGCCAACAGCACCACCGCCGCCGGCACGACCAACAGCACCACGGACCTCATCTCGGTCTCCGACGTGAGCAAGCACTTTGCGACCGACGGCGGGGAGAAGACCGTCCTCTCAGGCGTCACCCTGACGCTGCGCGAGGGCGAGATCGTCGCGCTCCTGGGCCGCTCGGGCTCGGGCAAGAGCACACTGCTGCGGTGCATCGCCGGTCTCATCGCGCCGTCATCCGGAACCGTCTCGTACCGGGGCGAGCGCGTCAACGGCGCGAATCCCGGCACCGCCCTCGTGTTCGAGTCCTTCGCGCTCCTGCCCTGGCTCACCGTCCTCGAGAACGTTGAGCTCGGGCTCGAGGCGAAGGGCGTCAGGCCTGCCCAGCGCCGCGAGCGGGCCCTCGCCGCGATCGACGCGATCGGGCTCGACGGCTTCGAGACCGCCTATCCGAAGGAACTCTCGGGAGGAATGCGACAGCGCGTCGGGTTCGCGCGGGCGCTGGTCGTGGAACCCGACGTCCTGCTCATGGACGAGCCGTTCTCCGCCCTTGACGTGCTCACGAGCGAGAATCTCCGCTCCGAGCTCGTGCGGATGTGGAGCGACGGGACAATGCCCACGCGCACCGCGCTCATCGTCACCCATAATATCGAGGAAGCCATCCAGCTCGCGGACCGTGTGCTGGTGCTCGATTCCAACCCCGGCCGCATCAAGGCCGAGCTCGCGGTGGACCTTCCCCAGCCGCGCGACCGCCGCAGCCCCGAGTTCGAGGCACTCGTCGATGAGGTCTACGGGATTCTCACCGGCCAGAAGGCGGAGCCACGGCGCGGGCTGGCAGTCGCTTCGGGTGCCCAGGAGGTGAGTGCGCACGACGGCGGCGGCGAGCCGACGGCGGCGACTGTTCCGGGCGGCGTCATGCGCGGTGAGGCGGCCGACACCGGAAGTGGCAACCTCGAGATACCGCTTCCGGCGGCGAGCACGGGCGAGCTGCGCGGCCTCATCGAGCTTCTCGCCCACCGCGGCGGGGTCGAGGGTCTCGCGGAGATCGCTGACGAACTGCGCTACGAGATTGACGACCTGCTGCCGATTGTCGACGCCTCCAACCTGCTCAAGCTTGCGCGGCCGCAGGGCGCCGAGCTCCGGATCACCGAACAGGGCCGGCGGTACGCCGCGGCCGATCTCCTCCGGGCCAAGGAGCAGTTCGCGACGCTCGCGGTTGAGACTGCGCCGCTTGTCCGGCGGATCGTCCGGGAGCTGCGGCACAGCGACTCCGGTGCCCTGCGCGCCGATGACATGCTCGCCGAGCTCAAGGCACTTTACGGCGACGATGAGGCCGAGGCGCAGCTCGATACCGCGATCGACTGGGGGCGGTACGGAGAGCTCTTCGAGTTCGACGCGGACTCCGACCGCCTCCTCCTGCCGACCCATCCCGACGCCACAGCGTGA